In the Muricauda sp. MAR_2010_75 genome, one interval contains:
- a CDS encoding dienelactone hydrolase family protein, translated as MEKLRKEDIKQEVFDLYDDYAHNKIQRREFIEKLGIYAVGGITVASLMSFLMPNYVDTMLVNKNDPNLDSKYITYNSPKGGGEIKALLSKPKEAKEKLGGIVVVHENRGLNPYIEDTARRAALEGFITIAPDALTPLGGYPGNDDEGRALQRQRDRDEMLEDFIAAFEYLNAHDDCSGKIGVVGFCFGGWISNMMAVKVPELAAAVPFYGGQPTEDIDKINAPLMLQYAGLDERVNAGWPAYEKGLKEHNKEYSAFVYPDVNHGFHNTTTPRYDKEAAELAWSRTIEFFKEKLS; from the coding sequence ATGGAAAAATTAAGAAAAGAAGACATTAAACAAGAAGTTTTCGACCTGTATGACGACTACGCTCATAATAAAATACAACGAAGGGAATTCATTGAAAAACTGGGTATCTATGCCGTAGGCGGTATTACGGTTGCTTCGCTAATGAGTTTTTTGATGCCCAACTATGTGGACACTATGCTGGTGAATAAAAATGATCCCAATTTGGATTCCAAGTACATCACTTATAACTCTCCAAAAGGAGGTGGGGAGATCAAAGCTTTATTGTCAAAACCCAAGGAAGCCAAAGAAAAATTAGGAGGCATTGTTGTGGTGCACGAAAACAGAGGGTTAAATCCCTATATTGAAGATACGGCCAGAAGGGCAGCTCTGGAGGGATTCATTACCATAGCTCCAGATGCCCTTACGCCCCTTGGTGGTTATCCCGGGAATGATGATGAAGGTAGAGCCTTACAGCGGCAAAGAGACCGCGACGAAATGCTTGAAGATTTCATAGCAGCATTTGAATATCTTAACGCTCATGATGACTGTAGCGGTAAAATTGGGGTCGTCGGTTTTTGTTTTGGAGGATGGATTTCCAATATGATGGCGGTTAAAGTCCCTGAATTGGCTGCCGCGGTTCCATTTTATGGAGGTCAGCCCACAGAAGATATTGACAAGATCAATGCGCCATTGATGCTCCAATATGCCGGGTTGGATGAGCGGGTCAATGCCGGGTGGCCAGCGTATGAAAAGGGCCTAAAAGAACACAACAAGGAATACTCGGCCTTTGTGTACCCAGATGTAAATCACGGGTTCCATAACACAACTACGCCAAGGTATGATAAAGAGGCAGCCGAATTGGCATGGTCAAGGACCATCGAATTTTTCAAGGAAAAACTCAGCTAA
- a CDS encoding MFS transporter: MSQPIHLTNKNALLSLAVGGFGIGLTEFVIMGILPNIANSMDISIPKAGHFIAIYALGVVIGAPLMAKVIGKLTPKKSLLFLMIWFTVFNTLSAFSGNYWVMLLFRFLSGMPHGAFFGIGAVVSGYLARPGKAAQAMAIMFSGLTVANVVGVPLGTYIGQEWHWSFSFILVGIAGIATLASLYYWMPKQLLEEPEAVEGQDPPSGIKSKKLWALIALTTIGTGGFFAWYSYIAPLVITVTHLPEAYVGYVMIVAGVGMFIGNFLGARMVEVFSAQKSVIISLLSMATILMVNSLLASSSIAIFVLSFIVGIITFSLAAPIQISIIKAAKGAEKLGSSMNQSAFNMANASGAYLGGLPMVFGLPVNYASVVGAILALTGACIGMAILYSQKSREKKKRKESLCT; the protein is encoded by the coding sequence TTGAGTCAACCCATACATTTAACAAATAAAAACGCATTGTTGTCCCTTGCCGTTGGTGGGTTCGGGATTGGTCTAACAGAATTTGTGATTATGGGCATTTTACCCAACATTGCCAATTCCATGGACATTTCCATACCCAAAGCAGGGCATTTTATTGCCATTTATGCATTGGGCGTGGTAATCGGTGCTCCCCTAATGGCCAAGGTTATCGGAAAATTGACTCCAAAAAAATCATTATTGTTTTTGATGATCTGGTTTACGGTGTTCAACACACTCTCGGCATTTTCAGGAAACTATTGGGTTATGCTGTTGTTCCGATTTTTATCTGGAATGCCCCATGGCGCCTTTTTTGGTATTGGTGCAGTTGTTTCCGGTTATCTTGCCAGACCCGGTAAGGCCGCCCAGGCCATGGCCATAATGTTCTCCGGACTTACGGTTGCCAATGTGGTTGGTGTTCCTCTTGGAACCTATATTGGCCAAGAATGGCACTGGAGCTTTTCTTTTATACTTGTCGGCATTGCTGGGATTGCCACGCTGGCAAGCCTGTACTATTGGATGCCCAAGCAGTTGCTGGAAGAACCCGAAGCCGTTGAAGGCCAAGACCCTCCTTCTGGGATAAAAAGCAAAAAACTTTGGGCTTTGATTGCCTTGACCACCATTGGAACAGGCGGTTTTTTTGCTTGGTACAGTTATATTGCCCCTTTGGTCATCACTGTGACCCATTTGCCGGAAGCTTATGTAGGCTACGTGATGATTGTTGCTGGGGTGGGTATGTTCATTGGTAATTTTTTAGGGGCCCGAATGGTGGAAGTTTTTTCAGCACAGAAATCTGTGATCATCAGCTTACTGAGCATGGCCACCATTCTTATGGTGAATTCACTTTTGGCAAGTAGTAGCATTGCCATTTTTGTTCTGAGCTTTATTGTTGGGATTATTACCTTTTCGCTCGCCGCACCCATCCAAATATCCATTATAAAAGCTGCCAAAGGAGCCGAGAAACTAGGGTCTTCCATGAATCAAAGTGCCTTTAACATGGCAAATGCCTCCGGTGCCTATCTGGGAGGTCTTCCAATGGTATTTGGACTCCCCGTGAACTATGCAAGTGTAGTTGGAGCCATTTTGGCTTTGACCGGCGCATGCATTGGAATGGCCATTTTATATTCCCAAAAATCAAGAGAGAAGAAAAAGAGAAAAGAATCTCTTTGTACTTGA
- a CDS encoding exodeoxyribonuclease III, translating to MLILSWNVNGIRAISKKGFFENIKNLDPDVLCIQETKAQDHETEKELTQLDNYRVFSNSAEKKGYSSTALLSKKEPISVKNDMGVAEHDSEGRIQCAEYDDFFLVNVYVPNSGQKLDRLEYRKTWDADFLKYLKDLEAKKPVIVCGDFNVAHRAIDLKNDKSNYNKTAGYTQIEIDGMDNFLDAGFVDSFRKLHPNEVAYTYWSYRFKARERNIGWRIDYFLVSPKLMDKVESVKIFSDVYGSDHCPIGLDINL from the coding sequence ATGCTAATTCTTTCGTGGAACGTGAACGGTATCAGGGCCATCAGCAAAAAAGGTTTCTTTGAGAACATTAAAAACCTGGATCCAGATGTACTATGCATTCAAGAAACCAAGGCACAGGATCATGAGACCGAAAAGGAACTGACCCAGCTGGATAACTATAGGGTGTTCTCAAATTCAGCGGAAAAAAAAGGCTATTCCAGTACAGCGCTTTTAAGCAAAAAAGAGCCTATCTCGGTTAAAAATGACATGGGTGTTGCAGAGCACGATTCTGAAGGAAGGATTCAATGTGCGGAATATGACGATTTTTTCTTGGTCAATGTTTATGTTCCCAATTCTGGACAAAAATTGGACCGTTTGGAATACCGTAAAACCTGGGATGCTGATTTTTTGAAATATCTCAAGGACTTGGAGGCCAAAAAGCCCGTGATCGTTTGTGGTGATTTCAATGTGGCCCATAGGGCCATAGACCTTAAGAATGATAAGTCCAATTACAACAAGACCGCTGGGTACACTCAAATTGAAATAGACGGGATGGATAATTTTTTGGATGCTGGCTTTGTGGACTCTTTTCGGAAATTACACCCCAATGAAGTGGCCTACACCTATTGGAGTTACCGTTTTAAGGCCCGTGAACGAAACATAGGTTGGCGTATTGACTATTTTTTGGTCAGCCCTAAGTTGATGGACAAAGTTGAATCGGTGAAAATCTTTTCAGATGTATATGGTTCAGACCACTGCCCAATAGGATTGGATATCAACTTGTGA
- a CDS encoding PAS domain-containing sensor histidine kinase yields MNIQLEPFFNQSVDCLCIADYDGYFVKINPAFVALLGYSEEELHSKKISEFIYHEDKERTAAHREKLKNNVPLVNFENRYVCKSGELVWLHWTSIPLENEQLIYAIAKDITHIKKLENERISHLSQLHKVNEKLKRQNYTTSHDLRSPLNNLMSLTNLIDLSKIEDADTREIVSLIRLSAEGLKTSLNAFIDAHVKHDTKNNVLKEVFFSEVLQKVQGSISALIQKAGAKFQVDFSEMESVPFKENFMESIFLNLVTNSIKYAKPGVPPVITISSNKHNGERSLTYSDNGLGMDMEKVGHLIFKLNERFHGNEDSKGVGLYLVHNHVSSLGGTIAVESEVDKGTTFTIKFKR; encoded by the coding sequence ATGAATATCCAACTAGAACCCTTTTTTAACCAATCCGTGGATTGTCTTTGCATTGCAGATTATGATGGGTATTTTGTGAAAATCAACCCTGCTTTTGTAGCACTCTTGGGTTATTCCGAAGAAGAGTTGCATTCAAAAAAGATTTCAGAATTCATTTATCACGAAGACAAGGAACGCACGGCAGCACATCGAGAAAAACTGAAGAACAATGTTCCCTTGGTCAATTTTGAGAACAGATATGTGTGCAAGTCGGGAGAACTTGTTTGGTTGCACTGGACTTCAATCCCTTTAGAAAATGAACAGTTGATCTATGCCATTGCCAAAGATATCACCCACATTAAGAAACTGGAGAACGAACGTATTTCCCATTTAAGCCAGCTTCACAAAGTAAATGAGAAGCTTAAGCGGCAAAACTATACCACTTCACACGATCTTAGGTCTCCTTTGAATAATTTGATGTCCTTGACCAATTTAATCGACCTTTCCAAAATTGAAGATGCAGATACCAGGGAAATTGTCAGTCTTATACGGCTCTCTGCGGAAGGATTAAAAACTTCATTAAACGCGTTCATAGATGCTCATGTGAAACATGACACCAAAAATAATGTGCTCAAAGAGGTTTTTTTTAGTGAAGTACTCCAAAAAGTCCAGGGTTCCATTAGTGCCTTAATTCAAAAGGCAGGTGCCAAATTCCAAGTGGATTTCTCTGAAATGGAGAGCGTTCCATTCAAGGAGAATTTTATGGAAAGTATTTTTTTAAACTTGGTGACGAATTCCATCAAATATGCAAAACCGGGGGTTCCCCCTGTGATCACCATTAGCTCAAATAAACACAATGGGGAACGGTCTTTAACGTATTCAGACAATGGACTTGGCATGGATATGGAAAAAGTTGGGCATCTTATTTTTAAATTGAATGAAAGGTTTCATGGCAACGAGGATAGCAAAGGGGTAGGCCTATATTTGGTACATAACCATGTGAGCAGTTTAGGGGGTACCATAGCTGTGGAGAGTGAAGTGGATAAGGGAACCACTTTCACCATAAAGTTTAAACGCTAA
- a CDS encoding TetR/AcrR family transcriptional regulator, which yields MERLMQSLRMGINEKLYLKDPESSDLGKKIIEQSILMINDMGFESFTFKKLGAAINSNESSIYRYFENKHKLLLYLASWYWGWLEYRMVFATYGIPNEIKKLKKAVEILTQNVEEDSSFTHINEVILNKIVINEFSKSYLTKEVDKENKEGYFLVYKRLVNRLAEMIMAVDCEYPYPISLASTIFEGSLHQYFLKEHFPVLTNCNESVTPFDFFTDLIDRTLNVKANG from the coding sequence ATGGAACGGTTAATGCAATCGCTACGTATGGGAATAAATGAAAAACTATATCTAAAGGACCCAGAGTCATCAGACCTTGGCAAAAAAATCATTGAGCAGAGCATTTTAATGATAAATGATATGGGTTTTGAAAGCTTTACTTTTAAAAAACTTGGTGCCGCAATCAATTCCAATGAAAGTTCCATTTACCGCTATTTTGAAAACAAACACAAACTTTTGCTTTATTTGGCCTCTTGGTACTGGGGTTGGCTGGAGTATAGGATGGTGTTTGCCACTTACGGTATCCCAAATGAGATTAAAAAGTTAAAAAAGGCTGTTGAGATCCTCACCCAGAACGTAGAGGAGGACAGTTCATTTACCCATATCAATGAAGTGATCCTGAACAAAATAGTCATCAATGAATTTTCCAAATCCTATCTCACTAAGGAAGTTGATAAAGAGAACAAGGAAGGCTACTTTTTGGTCTATAAAAGATTGGTGAACAGGCTTGCAGAAATGATCATGGCTGTGGATTGTGAATACCCTTATCCAATAAGTCTGGCCAGCACCATTTTTGAGGGGTCACTGCACCAATATTTTTTAAAGGAGCATTTTCCTGTCCTTACCAATTGTAATGAATCTGTTACCCCGTTTGATTTTTTCACCGATTTAATTGACCGAACCCTAAATGTAAAAGCCAATGGCTAA
- a CDS encoding peptidase domain-containing ABC transporter gives MAKDILTSWQRLMRMLTLDKKDVFQVFYYAIFAGLVNLSLPLGIQAIINLIQGAQISTSWVVLVVLVTLGVAFAGALQLMQIRIIENVQQKIFTRSSFEFAYRFPKIRMSQLSNYYPPELANRFFDTLTIQKALSKILIDFPAALLQIIFGLVLLSFYHPFFIIYGLLLVLLIYVVFKFTAQKGLETSLEESKNKYKVAHWIQEIARSIISFKLSGRTSHAMDKNDKLVANYLDARESHFRIIVIQFIQMIGFKVLVTAGLLLIGGLLVLDQQMNIGQFVAAEIIILLVINSVEKMILGLETFYDLLTSLEKLGQVVDKELEPQKGETPFNEFDGLTIELHEVTYKVPGREKKILDDISFTITPQCSILLKGPSGSGRSTLLRLIAGILEPAEGKIYVNNVDLKGIYLNEYRSYLGQSLTEEYPFEGTMLDNITFGNKDISMEDVYWAIEKTGLTQFVKEQPNGLQTILYPEGKKIPYTISKKIVLARSIVRRPKLLILKDPLDQFSEKETNQIMEFLTDSSNGWALVVVSENPKWVSLCNRTIVIENGRLIKES, from the coding sequence ATGGCTAAAGATATACTTACCTCGTGGCAGCGTTTAATGCGCATGCTCACTTTGGACAAAAAAGATGTTTTCCAAGTATTTTACTATGCAATTTTTGCAGGTTTGGTCAACCTTTCACTTCCTTTGGGAATCCAGGCCATCATTAACTTGATACAAGGTGCACAGATAAGCACATCGTGGGTGGTATTGGTAGTTTTGGTCACTTTGGGAGTGGCATTTGCAGGCGCACTTCAGCTAATGCAGATTAGGATCATTGAGAATGTTCAGCAGAAAATTTTTACCCGATCATCCTTTGAATTTGCCTATCGGTTTCCAAAAATACGCATGAGTCAGTTGAGCAATTATTATCCGCCGGAACTGGCCAATCGCTTTTTTGATACACTGACCATTCAAAAGGCATTATCAAAAATACTGATTGATTTTCCGGCCGCTTTGCTTCAGATCATTTTCGGACTCGTCTTGCTCTCTTTTTACCATCCATTTTTCATCATTTATGGATTGTTGTTGGTACTGTTGATCTATGTGGTGTTCAAGTTTACTGCGCAGAAGGGTCTGGAAACCAGTTTGGAAGAGTCCAAGAACAAATATAAGGTAGCGCACTGGATACAGGAGATTGCCCGATCTATCATCAGCTTTAAGCTTTCGGGGAGAACCTCACATGCCATGGATAAAAATGATAAGCTTGTGGCCAATTATTTGGATGCACGGGAAAGTCATTTTAGGATTATTGTGATACAGTTTATCCAAATGATAGGTTTTAAGGTTTTGGTCACCGCGGGCCTGTTGCTTATTGGAGGTTTGTTGGTGTTGGACCAACAAATGAACATAGGGCAGTTTGTGGCAGCCGAAATCATTATTCTTTTGGTGATAAACTCTGTTGAGAAGATGATCTTGGGACTGGAAACTTTTTATGACTTATTGACCTCACTGGAAAAATTGGGGCAAGTTGTGGACAAAGAATTAGAGCCCCAAAAAGGAGAAACCCCTTTTAATGAATTTGACGGACTTACCATTGAACTTCATGAAGTGACCTATAAAGTGCCGGGAAGAGAGAAGAAAATCCTTGATGACATATCCTTTACCATTACCCCACAATGCTCCATTCTGCTTAAAGGCCCCAGTGGTTCCGGACGATCTACCTTACTTCGGTTGATTGCAGGAATCCTGGAACCTGCTGAAGGAAAAATTTATGTGAATAATGTTGACCTAAAGGGGATCTATCTAAATGAATACAGGTCCTATTTGGGGCAGTCCCTTACCGAAGAATACCCTTTTGAAGGAACAATGTTGGACAATATCACCTTCGGTAACAAGGACATTTCCATGGAAGATGTGTATTGGGCCATTGAGAAAACGGGACTCACCCAGTTTGTGAAAGAACAGCCCAATGGACTTCAAACCATACTCTATCCCGAAGGAAAGAAAATACCCTATACCATTTCAAAAAAGATTGTTTTGGCCCGGAGTATTGTGCGTCGCCCAAAACTATTAATTCTTAAAGACCCCTTGGATCAATTTTCGGAAAAAGAGACTAATCAGATTATGGAGTTTTTAACAGATTCCTCCAACGGGTGGGCATTGGTTGTTGTTAGTGAAAACCCCAAATGGGTGAGCCTGTGCAATAGAACAATTGTCATTGAGAACGGAAGGTTGATTAAAGAAAGCTAA
- a CDS encoding HlyD family secretion protein — MLNISHNKLNQKVDITTYRAGLKVFHKRHYKQFNRFLAVFFIMAFVVMFLPWTQTISGRGYLTTLTPDQRPQTIQSQIPGRIEKWFVREGDYVEKGDTILQISEVKSEYFDPKLVERTGQQIKAKSMSVTSYQEKVGALETQIQALTQERQLKLEQAKNKFTQTKLKVKSDSIDLEAAKTNIAIAQRQYDRVVQLEKEGLKAVTDLEEKRLKLQEAQAKIISQENKLLASKNDVINAQMEINRVQAEYTDKISKARSDLYTAQSNQFDSEAEVTKLENAYTNYEIRNSLQFIRAPQSGYINKALQSGLGETFKEGDRLVGIMPDKYDMAVETYVDPIDLPLIHVGEKVRIQFDGWPAIVFSGWPNVSYGTFGGKVVAIETFISPNGKYRVLLAPDEKDTEWPKDIRVGSGASTMALLEDVPIWFELWRQLNGFPPNYYQPQNSTADAKK; from the coding sequence ATGTTGAATATATCCCATAACAAACTGAACCAAAAGGTAGATATAACTACGTATAGGGCAGGATTGAAAGTGTTTCACAAACGCCACTACAAACAGTTCAATCGTTTTTTGGCTGTATTTTTCATCATGGCATTCGTGGTAATGTTCCTGCCGTGGACCCAGACCATCTCAGGACGGGGCTATTTAACCACTTTAACACCGGATCAACGCCCGCAGACCATTCAATCCCAAATTCCAGGACGTATAGAAAAGTGGTTTGTGAGAGAGGGAGATTATGTAGAAAAGGGAGACACCATTCTCCAAATCTCTGAAGTAAAGAGTGAATATTTTGATCCCAAACTAGTAGAGCGTACCGGGCAGCAGATCAAGGCCAAATCCATGTCGGTTACCTCATATCAAGAAAAAGTGGGGGCATTGGAGACCCAAATTCAAGCATTGACCCAAGAGCGGCAATTGAAGCTAGAACAAGCTAAAAACAAATTTACGCAGACCAAGCTCAAGGTAAAAAGTGATAGCATTGACTTGGAGGCGGCAAAGACCAACATCGCCATTGCGCAGCGGCAATATGATCGGGTGGTGCAATTGGAAAAGGAAGGATTGAAAGCAGTGACTGATTTGGAAGAAAAGCGGTTAAAACTTCAAGAAGCCCAAGCAAAAATAATTTCACAAGAGAACAAGTTGTTGGCCAGCAAAAATGATGTCATCAATGCCCAGATGGAGATCAATAGGGTACAAGCAGAGTACACGGATAAGATTTCCAAAGCGCGCAGTGATCTCTATACCGCCCAATCCAATCAATTCGACTCTGAGGCCGAAGTGACCAAGTTGGAAAATGCGTACACCAACTACGAAATACGCAATAGTCTGCAATTTATACGCGCACCACAAAGCGGTTACATCAATAAGGCATTGCAGTCGGGGTTGGGAGAAACCTTCAAGGAAGGGGATAGGCTCGTTGGAATTATGCCCGATAAATATGACATGGCCGTAGAGACCTACGTAGACCCCATTGACCTGCCCCTGATCCATGTGGGGGAGAAGGTAAGAATTCAGTTTGATGGCTGGCCAGCAATTGTTTTCAGTGGCTGGCCCAATGTTTCTTACGGTACATTTGGCGGAAAGGTTGTCGCCATCGAAACCTTTATCAGCCCCAATGGAAAATACAGGGTGCTGTTGGCTCCGGATGAAAAGGACACCGAATGGCCAAAGGATATAAGAGTGGGTTCCGGCGCAAGTACCATGGCTCTATTGGAAGATGTTCCCATTTGGTTTGAGCTGTGGCGACAACTCAATGGTTTTCCTCCCAATTATTATCAACCTCAAAATTCAACCGCTGATGCCAAAAAGTAG
- a CDS encoding TolC family protein — protein MNHLVWIFFLTAFALQAQQDSLVLGFKEYLGYVKKYHPIAKQAQLTIAAGQANLMKARGGFDPKVKVDYDRKEFKGTEYWDRLNTTFKIPTWFGIEIKGNYQQNEGTYLNPDETLPEDGLYSAGVSMSLLDGLWANERMATLRKAKFFREQSKADQDIMVNEVLYRASIAYFDWMQAFNDAEVFKDFLDNADIRFQGIRESALAGDIAIIDTIEAKIAVRNRELGYEQAKVELMKKSLEVSNFLWIEDVPVELQPDVTPDLNTENEIDVTLEILGKPLDSFSLENHPKLRSLEYKIDGLTVDKRLKANKLLPKLDVEYNFLAESPDRINSFVTENYKGGITFQLPLFLRKERGDLKLAKFKLMDAEFERDNAQVEIQNKVIAIYRELDSYTNQNQLIADIVNDYTTMLEAEERKFSFGESSLFLINSRESKLIDAYLKRNEMQNKFFHTKAKLFKSLAINPENL, from the coding sequence ATGAATCATCTTGTTTGGATTTTTTTCCTTACCGCTTTTGCTCTACAGGCCCAACAAGATAGTTTGGTCTTGGGCTTTAAGGAGTATTTGGGGTATGTGAAAAAATACCATCCCATTGCCAAGCAGGCGCAATTGACCATTGCCGCTGGACAGGCCAATCTCATGAAGGCAAGAGGTGGATTTGACCCTAAAGTGAAAGTGGATTATGACCGAAAGGAGTTTAAAGGTACCGAGTATTGGGACCGTCTCAATACTACCTTTAAAATCCCTACGTGGTTTGGGATTGAAATCAAAGGGAATTACCAACAAAATGAGGGGACCTATCTAAATCCTGATGAGACGTTGCCGGAAGATGGGTTGTACAGTGCAGGCGTGTCCATGTCTTTGTTGGATGGCCTTTGGGCCAATGAGCGGATGGCAACCTTGCGCAAGGCCAAGTTTTTTAGAGAGCAATCCAAAGCGGATCAGGATATTATGGTCAATGAAGTGTTGTACCGAGCATCCATCGCCTATTTTGATTGGATGCAAGCTTTTAATGACGCTGAAGTGTTCAAGGACTTTTTGGACAATGCCGATATTCGATTCCAAGGCATACGTGAAAGTGCGCTGGCCGGAGATATTGCCATAATCGATACCATAGAGGCTAAAATAGCGGTTAGAAACCGGGAACTTGGGTATGAGCAGGCCAAAGTGGAATTGATGAAGAAATCGTTGGAAGTTTCCAACTTTTTGTGGATTGAGGACGTACCTGTTGAACTACAGCCCGATGTGACCCCAGACCTTAATACAGAAAATGAGATTGATGTTACATTGGAAATTTTGGGCAAGCCTTTGGACAGTTTTAGTTTGGAGAACCATCCCAAATTACGATCGCTGGAATACAAAATTGACGGGCTTACTGTGGATAAGCGACTCAAGGCCAACAAACTGTTACCGAAATTGGATGTGGAGTACAATTTCCTTGCTGAATCACCAGATAGAATAAACTCCTTTGTCACAGAAAACTACAAAGGCGGAATTACATTTCAGTTGCCCTTATTTTTACGAAAGGAGCGGGGAGACCTTAAATTGGCCAAATTCAAATTGATGGATGCTGAGTTTGAGCGGGATAATGCACAAGTGGAGATCCAGAATAAGGTAATTGCCATTTACAGGGAGCTGGATTCGTATACCAACCAAAACCAATTGATTGCGGACATTGTAAATGACTACACCACCATGTTGGAAGCAGAGGAACGTAAGTTCAGTTTTGGGGAAAGCTCATTGTTCTTGATCAATTCCAGAGAAAGCAAGTTGATTGATGCTTACTTAAAACGAAATGAGATGCAAAACAAGTTTTTTCATACCAAGGCAAAACTATTTAAGAGCTTGGCCATCAATCCAGAAAATCTATAG
- a CDS encoding TetR family transcriptional regulator C-terminal domain-containing protein translates to MAKKKNISKQQIISWFMEYVLEHDQEPTSIYKFCKTYNLDESSLYEHFGSFSSIKSSIFSTFLGNTLELLHEDETYKTSSARNQLLSFYFTFFEILTANRSYVVLTLQNRKHALDNLKTLQKLREDFKKYVDGLDIKTMDLKQERMEKMQRKAISESAWGQLLFILKFWLDDSSPSFEKTDILIEKTVNSSFDVLEATPLQSLVDLGKFIFKEKMAMS, encoded by the coding sequence ATGGCTAAAAAGAAGAATATTTCCAAGCAGCAAATAATCTCATGGTTCATGGAATATGTGCTGGAACACGATCAAGAACCCACTTCAATATATAAATTCTGCAAAACCTACAATCTGGATGAAAGCAGTTTGTATGAGCATTTTGGTTCCTTTAGCTCCATCAAGTCCTCCATATTCTCAACATTTCTTGGGAATACATTGGAATTATTGCACGAAGACGAAACTTATAAGACGTCCAGTGCACGGAACCAATTGTTGAGTTTTTACTTTACCTTTTTTGAGATTTTAACAGCTAATAGAAGTTATGTTGTGCTGACCCTACAAAATAGAAAGCATGCCTTGGACAATCTCAAAACCTTGCAAAAGTTGAGGGAAGATTTTAAAAAGTATGTGGATGGTCTGGATATCAAAACAATGGACCTCAAGCAAGAGCGTATGGAAAAGATGCAGCGCAAGGCGATTTCAGAAAGTGCTTGGGGACAGTTGCTTTTCATTCTAAAATTTTGGCTGGATGACAGTTCGCCATCTTTTGAGAAAACCGATATTCTCATTGAGAAAACCGTGAATAGTTCCTTTGATGTTTTGGAGGCTACCCCGTTGCAAAGTCTAGTGGATTTGGGGAAGTTCATCTTCAAGGAAAAAATGGCCATGTCGTAG